One Gossypium hirsutum isolate 1008001.06 chromosome A11, Gossypium_hirsutum_v2.1, whole genome shotgun sequence genomic window carries:
- the LOC107898377 gene encoding protein CELLULOSE SYNTHASE INTERACTIVE 1, whose amino-acid sequence QGAKVYYFFFQDSANFAIKAKLAATVSWRFAANNGSGLAANDVDKNGDAKLQDSEPPTPHSVIKMGLRDRTSSMEDPDGTLASVAQCIEQLRQSSSSVQEKENSLRQLLELIDTREHAFSAVGSHSQAVPVLVSLLRSGSLGVKIQAATVLGSLCKENELRVKVLLGGCIPPLLGLLKSSSAEGQIAAAKTIYAVSQGGAKDHVGSKIFSTEGVVPVLWKLLKNGLKTGELVDNLLTGALKNLSSSTEGFWSATVQAGGVDILVKLLITGQSSTQVNVCFLLACMMMEDASVCSKILAAEATKQLLKLLGPGNEATVRAEAAGALKSLSAQCKEARKEIANSNGIPALINATIAPSKEFMQGEHAQALQENAMCALANISGGLSCVISSLGQSLESCSSPAQTADTLGALASALMIYDGNAESTRASDPLVIEQTLVNQFQPRLPFLVKERTIEALASLYGNSILSLKLANSDAKRLLVGLITMTTNELQEELIRALLALCNNEGSLWRALQGREGVQLLISLLGLSSEQQQECAVALLCFLSNENDESKWAITAAGGIPPLVQILETGSVKAKEDSALILKNLCNHSEDICACVESADAVPALLWLLKNGSSNGKEIAAKTLNHLIHKSDTATISQLSALLTSDLPESKVYVLDALRSMLSVVPFHDISREGSAANDAIETMIKILSSSKEETQAKSASALAGIFETRKDLRESNIAVKTLGSVMKLLNVESENILLESCRCLAAIFLSIKENRDVAAFARDAMSPLVSLSTSSVLEVAEQAVCALANLMLDAEISEIAITEQIILPSTRVLHEGTVSGKTHAAAAIARLLHSRRVDYAITDCVNRAGSVLALVSFLESSRGGSAAIGEALDALAILSRSESASGQIKPTWAVLAEFPENISPIVSSIADATPLLQDKAIEILSRLCHDQPVVLGETVASASECIPSIARRVINSTNLKVKIGGTALLICAAKVNHHKMVEDLNQLNSSIYLIESLVTMLGSRETSLANPADDDQDAISICRHAKGEDRNGESDACTSVISGANLAIWLLSVLACHDEKSKITIMEAGAVEVVTERISQRSSQYAQIDFKEDNSIWICALLLAILFQDRDIIRAHETMKSIPVLANLVKSEVPANRYFAAQAIASLVCNGSRGTLLSVANSGAAGGLISLLGGADADIQELLELSEEFALIRYPDQVALERLFRVEDIRVGATSRKAIPALVDLLKPIPDRPGAPFLSLGLLIQLAKDSASNKIVMVESGALEALTKYLSLSPQDATEEAATDLLGILFSSAEIRRHEAAFGAVSQLVAVLRLGGRAARFSAAKALESLFSADHIRNAETARQAVQPLVEILNTGMEREQHAAIAALVRLLSENLSRALAAADVEMNAVDVLCRILSTNCSMELKGDAAELCCVLFANTRIRSTMAAARCVEPLVSLLVTEFSPAHHSVVRALDKLVDDEQLAELVAAHGAVIPLVGLLDGKNYMLHEAVSRALVKLGKDRPACKMEMVKAGVIESVLDILHEAPDFLCAAFVELLRILTNNATIAKGPSAAKVVEPLFQLLSRSEFGPDGQHSALQVLVNILEHPQCRADYTLTSHQAIEPLIPLLDSPAPAVQQLAAELLSHLLLEERLQKDAVIQQVISPLIRILGSGIHILQQRAVKALVSIALIWPNEIAKEGGVSELSKVILQADPSLPHALWESAASVLASILQFSSEFYLEVPVAVLVRLLHSGSEATVIGALNALLVLESDDGTSAEAMAESGAIEALLELLRSHQCEETAARLLEVLLNNVKIRETKVTKTAIVPLSQYLLDPQTQAQQARLLATLALGDLFQNEALARSADAVSACRALVNVLEDQPTEEMKVVAICALQNLVMYSRSNKRAVAEAGGVQVVLDLIGSSDPDTSIQAAMFVKLLFSNNTIQEYASSETVRAITAAIEKDLWASGTVNEEYLKALNSLFSNFPRLRATEPATLSIPHLVTSLKTGSEATQEAALDGLFLLRQAWSACPAEVSRAQSVAAADAIPLLQYLIQSGPPRFQEKAEFLLQCLPGTLVVIIKRGNNMKQSVGNPSVYCKLTLGNTPRRQTKIVSTGPNPEWGESFAWTFESPPKGQKLHISCKNKSKMGKSSFGKVTIQIDRVVMLGSVAGEYTLLPQSKSGPSRNLEIEFQWSNK is encoded by the exons CAAGGGGCTaaggtttattattttttctttcaagaTTCAGCGAATTTTGCAATAAAAGCAAAGCTGGCGGCGACAGTGTCTTGGAGGTTCGCTGCCAACAATGGCAGCGGCCTTGCTGCTAATGATGTG GACAAAAATGGGGATGCAAAACTTCAAGATTCCGAGCCGCCAACTCCACATTCAGTTATAAAAATGGGTCTGAG GGATCGTACTAGTAGCATGGAGGATCCAGATGGGACATTGGCAAGTGTTGCACAATGCATTGAGCAGTTGCGGCAGAGTTCCTCATCTGTACAAGAGAAAGAGAATTCTTTGAGGCAGTTGCTGGAACTCATTGATACACGTGAACATGCTTTTAGTGCTGTTGGATCTCACTCTCAGGCTGTTCCAGTTCTTGTCTCTCTTCTCCGATCAGGATCTCTTGGAGTGAAGATTCAAGCTGCAACTGTTTTGGGCTCGCTTTGTAAGGAGAATGAGCTAAGGGTTAAAGTTTTGCTTGGGGGCTGCATACCACCGTTGCTTGGTCTCCTCAAGTCCAGCTCAGCAGAAGGTCAAATTGCAGCAGCAAAGACCATCTATGCTGTTTCACAAGGTGGTGCCAAGGATCATGTTGGATCAAAGATTTTTTCAACTGAGGGAGTTGTTCCAGTGCTTTGGAAGCTGCTAAAGAATGGGCTTAAGACAGGAGAATTGGTTGATAACTTGTTGACTGGAGCATTAAAAAATCTCTCAAGCAGCACTGAGGGATTTTGGTCGGCGACAGTTCAGGCTGGAGGAGTTGATATACTTGTAAAGTTGCTCATAACTGGACAGTCAAGCACTCAAGTTAATGTATGCTTTCTTCTTGCCTGTATGATGATGGAGGATGCATCTGTTTGTTCCAAGATATTGGCTGCTGAAGCTACTAAACAGTTGCTTAAACTGTTAGGGCCTGGTAATGAAGCCACTGTTAGAGCTGAGGCTGCAGGTGCTCTTAAGTCTCTTTCTGCTCAGTGCAAAGAAGCTAGAAAGGAAATAGCTAACTCCAATGGTATTCCTGCTTTAATAAATGCTACAATTGCTCCTTCAAAAGAATTCATGCAAGGTGAGCATGCTCAAGCATTGCAGGAGAATGCTATGTGTGCTTTGGCAAACATTTCTGGTGGTTTATCATGTGTCATCTCAAGTCTTGGTCAAAGCCTTGAGTCATGTTCTTCACCTGCTCAGACTGCCGACACACTTGGGGCTTTGGCTTCGGCTTTAATGATTTATGATGGAAATGCAGAATCTACTAGAGCATCAGATCCTCTGGTTATTGAGCAGACTTTAGTTAATCAGTTCCAACCTCGCTTACCATTCCTTGTGAAAGAACGTACAATAGAAGCGCTAGCTAGTTTGTATGGGAATAGTATACTCTCACTTAAACTAGCAAATTCTGATGCCAAAAGGTTGCTTGTCGGATTGATCACAATGACAACCAATGAACTTCAGGAAGAGCTTATAAGAGCTCTCCTCGCACTTTGCAACAACGAAGGAAGTCTATGGCGTGCTCTTCAAGGTCGTGAAGGTGTTCAGCTGTTGATATCACTTCTTGGTTTATCATCAGAACAACAACAGGAATGTGCGGTTGCGCTGCTTTGCTTTCTAtctaatgaaaatgatgaaagtAAGTGGGCCATTACTGCTGCCGGTGGCATTCCTCCTCTTGTTCAAATTCTAGAAACAGGTTCCGTGAAGGCCAAGGAAGATTCTGCATTGATCCTCAAGAATCTATGCAATCACAGTGAAGATATATGTGCATGTGTTGAAAGTGCTGATGCTGTTCCTGCACTATTATGGCTGCTTAAGAATGGGAGCTCAAATGGGAAAGAAATTGCGGCAAAGACATTGAACCATTTAATTCATAAATCTGACACTGCTACTATCAGTCAGCTCAGTGCATTATTAACCAGTGATCTACCTGAATCTAAAGTGTATGTTTTGGATGCTTTAAGAAGTATGCTTTCAGTGGTCCCCTTCCATGATATATCACGTGAAGGTAGTGCTGCAAATGATGCAATTGAGACCATGATTAAAATATTGAGCTCAAGTAAAGAAGAAACTCAAGCAAAGTCAGCATCGGCTTTAGCTGGGATATTTGAAACCAGAAAGGACCTGCGTGAAAGTAACATTGCTGTAAAAACTCTCGGTTCAGTCATGAAGCTGCTAAATGTTGAATCGGAAAACATCTTATTAGAGTCGTGTCGCTGCCTTGCTGCAATATTTCTTTCAATTAAGGAGAACAGGGATGTGGCTGCTTTTGCCCGAGATGCAATGTCTCCCTTAGTTTCACTTTCCACTTCTTCAGTTCTGGAAGTTGCAGAGCAGGCTGTATGTGCTCTAGCAAATCTTATGTTGGATGCTGAGATATCGGAGATAGCGATTACTGAGCAAATTATTCTGCCTTCTACAAGGGTTTTACATGAAGGAACTGTTTCTGGGAAGACTCATGCAGCAGCAGCCATAGCACGACTGCTCCATTCAAGGCGAGTTGATTATGCCATTACTGATTGTGTGAACCGTGCTGGGTCAGTTCTTGCATTAGTTTCTTTTCTAGAATCTTCCAGAGGTGGATCTGCTGCCATTGGAGAGGCACTAGATGCTCTTGCTATTCTGTCAAGATCAGAATCAGCCAGTGGACAAATAAAACCTACATGGGCAGTTTTAGCTGAATTTCCAGAAAACATATCTCCAATAGTTTCATCCATTGCTGATGCAACACCCTTGTTACAGGATAAAGCTATTGAGATATTGTCACGACTTTGCCATGATCAACCTGTTGTTCTAGGAGAGACTGTTGCTAGTGCTTCTGAGTGCATACCATCAATTGCTAGAAGGGTGATCAATTCCACAAACTTAAAGGTCAAAATTGGCGGTACTGCACTTCTGATATGTGCCGCAAAAGTTAATCACCATAAAATGGTGGAAGATCTCAATCAATTAAATTCTTCCATATATCTAATTGAATCGCTTGTTACAATGCTTGGTTCTCGAGAGACTTCATTGGCAAATCCAGCAGATGATGATCAAGATGCCATTAGCATATGTAGGCATGCTAAAGGAGAAGACAGGAATGGGGAATCTGATGCTTGCACATCAGTTATTTCCGGTGCAAATTTGGCTATATGGCTTCTTTCTGTCCTTGCTTGTCATGATGAAAAGAGTAAAATCACAATAATGGAAGCTGGAGCAGTTGAAGTTGTCACTGAGAGAATCTCCCAACGATCTTCCCAATATGCTCAG ATTGATTTTAAGGAAGATAACAGCATATGGATTTGTGCATTATTGCTAGCGATCTTATTCCAAGATAGAGATATCATTCGGGCACATGAAACAATGAAATCTATACCAGTACTTGCAAATCTGGTGAAGTCAGAGGTTCCGGCGAACAGATATTTTGCTGCACAAGCAATAGCCAGTTTAGTCTGTAATGGTAGCCGAGGGACTCTCCTATCTGTTGCAAATTCAGGGGCTGCTGGTGGTCTTATCTCCTTGCTTGGCGGTGCTGATGCTGATATACAAGAGCTTCTTGAATTGTCTGAGGAGTTTGCTTTGATACGGTACCCAGATCAAGTTGCTCTTGAGAGGTTATTTAGAGTTGAAGACATTAGGGTTGGTGCTACTTCTCGAAAAGCAATACCTGCCCTTGTTGATCTACTTAAACCAATTCCGGACCGCCCTGGTGCACCTTTCCTGTCCCTTGGGCTTCTGATTCAGCTTGCAAAAGACAGTGCATCAAATAAGATTGTTATGGTGGAATCCGGGGCTTTAGAAGCTCTGACTAAGTATCTCTCTCTGAGCCCTCAAGATGCAACAGAGGAAGCTGCTACTGATCTATTGGGGATCCTATTTAGCAGTGCTGAAATTCGAAGACATGAGGCAGCATTTGGTGCTGTTAGTCAACTTGTAGCAGTCTTACGTCTCGGAGGAAGAGCTGCTAGGTTTAGTGCTGCTAAAGCATTAGAAAGCCTATTCTCTGCTGACCATATCAGAAATGCGGAGACTGCCCGGCAAGCTGTTCAACCCTTGGTTGAGATTCTTAATACTGGAATGGAGAGAGAGCAGCATGCTGCTATTGCAGCATTAGTTAGGCTGTTGAGTGAAAATCTTTCTAGGGCACTTGCTGCTGCTGATGTTGAAATGAACGCAGTGGATGTTCTTTGCAGAATCCTCTCAACAAATTGTTCAATGGAACTGAAGGGAGATGCTGCTGAGTTGTGTTGTGTTCTTTTTGCTAATACAAGAATCAGGTCCACTATGGCTGCAGCTCGTTGTGTTGAGCCTCTAGTGTCTCTCCTTGTAACTGAATTCAGTCCTGCTCATCACTCAGTTGTCCGTGCATTAGATAAACTTGTGGATGATGAACAACTGGCAGAACTAGTTGCTGCACATGGTGCTGTAATACCTCTTGTAGGTCTTCTTGATGGTAAGAATTACATGCTTCATGAGGCTGTTTCAAGAGCTCTTGTGAAGTTAGGGAAAGACAGGCCTGCTTGTAAGATGGAAATGGTGAAAGCTGGGGTAATTGAAAGCGTACTTGATATCCTTCATGAAGCGCCAGATTTCTTATGTGCTGCTTTTGTGGAATTGCTTCGGATACTGACAAATAATGCTACTATAGCTAAAGGACCGTCTGCTGCAAAAGTGGTTGAGCCCCTTTTTCAGTTGTTGTCAAGATCAGAATTTGGGCCTGATGGACAACATAGTGCATTACAGGTCCTTGTAAATATTCTGGAGCATCCACAGTGTCGTGCTGATTATACACTGACCTCTCACCAAGCTATAGAACCACTTATCCCACTTCTTGATTCTCCTGCTCCTGCAGTTCAGCAGTTGGCAGCAGAGCTTCTATCGCATCTGCTCCTGGAAGAACGTCTTCAGAAGGATGCAGTCATACAACAAGTAATTAGTCCCCTTATAAGAATTCTTGGTTCTGGCATACATATCTTGCAACAGAGAGCTGTAAAGGCTCTTGTTAGCATTGCACTAATATGGCCAAACGAAATTGCAAAAGAGGGTGGTGTCAGTGAGCTGTCCAAAGTGATATTGCAAGCTGATCCTTCTCTCCCACACGCTTTATGGGAATCAGCTGCCTCAGTTTTAGCTAGCATTCTGCAATTCAGTTCTGAATTTTATCTAGAAGTTCCTGTTGCTGTTTTGGTAAGGTTGCTGCATTCTGGCTCTGAGGCCACTGTGATTGGTGCATTGAATGCTCTTCTGGTATTAGAGAGTGATGATGGAACCAGTGCTGAAGCAATGGCTGAAAGTGGTGCTATAGAGGCCCTCTTAGAACTTCTCAGATCTCATCAGTGTGAGGAAACAGCTGCAAGACTGCTGGAAGTATTACTCAATAATGTGAAGATCAGAGAAACAAAAGTAACTAAAACTGCAATTGTACCACTATCCCAATATCTATTGGATCCTCAAACCCAAGCTCAGCAGGCAAGGCTTTTGGCAACATTGGCTCTTGGTGACCTTTTTCAGAATGAGGCACTTGCTCGAAGTGCTGATGCTGTTTCAGCTTGTCGTGCTCTTGTTAATGTGCTTGAAGACCAACCAACAGAAGAAATGAAAGTGGTAGCCATATGTGCTCTGCAGAATCTTGTAATGTATAGCCGATCAAATAAGAGAGCAGTTGCTGAGGCTGGTGGTGTTCAGGTTGTATTGGATCTAATAGGTTCAAGTGATCCAGATACATCCATTCAAGCTGCTATGTTTGTTAAACTTCTATTTTCTAACAATACCATTCAAGAGTATGCTTCTAGTGAAACAGTACGAGCCATAACTG CTGCTATTGAAAAGGATTTATGGGCCAGTGGAACTGTCAATGAGGAGTATCTAAAAGCTCTAAATTCTTTATTTAGCAACTTCCCACGTTTGAGAGCAACTGAGCCTGCAACACTTAGCATTCCCCATTTGGTTACATCCCTCAAAACAGGTTCCGAGGCAACTCAAGAAGCTGCTTTGGATGGTCTTTTTCTGCTGAGGCAAGCTTGGTCAGCGTGCCCAGCTGAAGTTTCTAGAGCTCAATCAGTTGCTGCTGCAGATGCAATTCCATTGCTGCAGTACTTAATCCAGTCTGGCCCACCTAGATTTCAGGAGAAGGCAGAATTTCTATTGCAGTGTTTACCTGGGACATTGGTGGTTATAATCAAGCGTGGTAACAATATGAAGCAATCAGTAGGAAACCCAAGTGTCTATTGCAAACTTACTCTTGGCAACACTCCACGTCGGCAGACCAAG ATTGTATCAACTGGTCCTAATCCAGAGTGGGGTGAAAGTTTTGCGTGGACTTTTGAGAGTCCTCCAAAAGGCCAGAAGCTGCACATATCTTGCAAGAACAAGAGCAAAATGGGGAAG AGTTCCTTTGGAAAAGTTACAATCCAAATTGATCGAGTTGTAATGCTTGGATCGGTAGCTGGTGAGTACACGTTATTGCCTCAAAGTAAAAGCGGGCCATCACGGAATTTGGAAATCGAATTCCAGTGGTCTAACAAGTGA